One stretch of Candidatus Baltobacteraceae bacterium DNA includes these proteins:
- the uvrA gene encoding excinuclease ABC subunit UvrA has protein sequence MKPQPATTGLDSIVIKGAREHNLKNVDLVLPRNRLTVITGLSGSGKSSLAFDTIYAEGQRRYVESLSSYARQFLGQMEKPDVDYIEGLSPAISIDQKSTSRNPRSTVGTVTEIYDYLRLLFARIGKPHCYNCGREVSAQSAEQIIDKIMEFAEGTRLQILAPVIRGRKGEYSKLFEEISKEGFARVRVDGEIKELREKIDLDKKRKHTIEVIVDRLVMKPEIRSRLADSIETTLKLSSGIVTVLYDAKTQGSGNVPQEMTFSESFACVYCGLSFGELEPRLFSFNSPFGACPGCSGLGVKIEIDPWKVIPDRSKSIAQGAIVPWSKSLGTGKYPSMNPYYTQQVERVLRSRRVKITTPVDQWPADLLETVLYGGDKKQKFEYESRSGHTWAYETTFEGVINNLQRRYNETSSDYVKEDIEKFMSANTCKVCNGARLKPEALAVTIGGQNITEITKTSVERSEQFFQALQLNERETLIAHQILKEIRARLGFLTNVGLGYLNLARSATTLSGGESQRIRLATQIGSSLVGVLYILDEPSIGLHQRDNARLLATLKTLRDLGNTLIVIEHDEETMREADVVVDMGPGAGAEGGNVVAIGTLDEIIQDPKSLTGAYLSGRQFIAIPKHRRTPRAFLSIKKATANNIHGLDVEVPIGAFTCVTGVSGSGKSTLVNEVLVKALNQHLHHQPAGGTYGSVKGAEALDKMVVIDQSPIGRTPRSNPATYTGVFDLIRDLYAQLPDSKMRGYSPGRFSFNVKGGRCEGCQGDGIIKIEMHFLPDVYVPCEVCKGKRYNAQTLEVKYKGKSISDVLQMRVDEAVELFAAIPRIQNKLKTICDVGLGYIAMGQPATQLSGGEAQRIKLATELSKRATGRTFYVLDEPTTGLHFADIHKLLEVLQRLVKLGNSVLVIEHNLDVIKTADYLIDLGPEGGDRGGHLVAVGTPEEVAENDASFTGVYLRPVLADARATGRLHSDPERIAEMEGRNIAALEELHANGRRVPIEA, from the coding sequence GTGAAGCCCCAGCCGGCAACGACGGGCCTTGATTCGATTGTCATCAAGGGCGCCCGCGAGCATAACCTCAAGAATGTCGACCTCGTCCTGCCGCGCAACCGGCTAACCGTAATCACGGGACTTTCAGGCAGCGGCAAATCGTCGCTCGCGTTCGATACGATCTACGCCGAAGGCCAGCGGCGTTACGTCGAGTCGCTCTCGTCGTACGCGCGGCAGTTTCTCGGGCAAATGGAAAAGCCCGACGTCGATTACATCGAGGGACTTTCACCGGCGATCTCGATCGACCAGAAATCGACCTCGCGCAATCCGCGTTCGACGGTTGGTACGGTCACCGAGATCTACGATTATTTGCGCCTGCTTTTTGCGCGCATCGGGAAACCGCACTGTTACAACTGCGGGCGCGAAGTGAGCGCCCAAAGCGCCGAGCAGATCATCGACAAAATCATGGAGTTTGCGGAAGGAACGCGCCTGCAAATTCTTGCGCCGGTCATTCGCGGACGCAAAGGTGAGTATTCGAAGCTGTTCGAGGAGATCTCGAAAGAGGGCTTCGCGCGCGTGCGCGTCGACGGCGAGATCAAAGAGCTGCGCGAGAAGATCGACCTTGATAAGAAGCGCAAGCACACGATCGAAGTGATCGTCGATCGTCTTGTGATGAAGCCGGAGATTCGCTCGCGTCTGGCAGACTCGATCGAGACGACACTCAAGCTTTCCAGCGGCATCGTTACGGTTTTGTACGATGCCAAGACACAGGGCAGCGGCAACGTGCCGCAAGAGATGACCTTTAGCGAAAGCTTCGCGTGCGTTTATTGTGGGCTCTCGTTCGGTGAGCTCGAGCCGCGGCTGTTTTCGTTCAATTCGCCGTTCGGCGCGTGTCCCGGTTGCAGCGGGCTGGGCGTGAAGATCGAGATCGATCCTTGGAAAGTGATCCCGGATCGTTCGAAGTCGATCGCGCAAGGTGCGATCGTGCCGTGGAGCAAGTCGCTCGGAACCGGCAAGTATCCCTCGATGAATCCGTACTACACGCAGCAGGTCGAGCGCGTTTTACGCAGCCGCCGCGTCAAGATCACGACACCGGTTGATCAATGGCCGGCCGATCTGTTGGAGACCGTCTTGTACGGCGGCGACAAGAAGCAGAAGTTCGAATATGAGTCACGCAGTGGTCATACGTGGGCGTACGAAACGACGTTCGAAGGCGTGATCAACAATCTGCAGCGCCGCTACAACGAGACCAGCAGCGACTATGTGAAGGAAGACATCGAGAAATTCATGTCGGCCAACACGTGCAAGGTCTGCAACGGCGCGCGTCTGAAGCCCGAGGCTCTTGCCGTAACAATCGGTGGCCAGAACATCACCGAGATCACGAAGACCTCGGTCGAGCGTTCCGAGCAGTTCTTCCAAGCACTGCAGCTCAACGAGCGTGAGACGCTCATTGCGCACCAGATTCTCAAGGAAATTCGTGCCCGGCTGGGATTCCTGACCAATGTCGGTCTGGGTTATTTGAATCTCGCGCGCTCGGCTACGACGCTATCCGGCGGTGAATCGCAGCGCATTCGGCTGGCAACGCAGATCGGTTCGTCGCTTGTCGGCGTGTTGTATATCCTGGACGAGCCGTCCATCGGATTGCATCAGCGCGACAACGCGCGTCTGTTGGCGACGCTAAAAACCTTGCGCGATCTGGGCAACACGCTAATCGTCATCGAGCACGATGAGGAGACGATGCGCGAAGCCGACGTCGTCGTCGACATGGGACCGGGCGCGGGCGCCGAGGGCGGCAACGTCGTCGCGATCGGGACGCTCGATGAGATCATTCAGGATCCCAAGTCGCTCACCGGCGCGTATCTTTCCGGACGTCAATTTATCGCCATCCCCAAACATCGGCGCACGCCGCGCGCGTTTTTGTCGATCAAAAAAGCGACAGCCAACAATATTCATGGACTCGACGTGGAAGTGCCGATCGGTGCGTTCACGTGCGTGACGGGCGTGAGCGGGAGCGGGAAGTCGACGCTGGTCAACGAGGTGCTGGTCAAAGCGCTCAATCAGCATTTGCATCATCAACCTGCGGGCGGGACGTACGGCTCGGTCAAGGGCGCGGAAGCGCTCGACAAGATGGTCGTGATCGATCAATCACCGATCGGGCGCACGCCGCGCTCGAACCCGGCGACGTATACGGGCGTCTTCGATTTGATTCGGGATTTATACGCACAGCTGCCGGATTCGAAAATGCGCGGCTATTCACCGGGCCGCTTCTCGTTCAACGTGAAGGGCGGACGCTGCGAAGGCTGTCAGGGAGACGGCATCATCAAGATCGAGATGCACTTTCTGCCGGACGTCTATGTACCGTGCGAAGTGTGCAAGGGCAAGCGCTACAACGCGCAGACGCTCGAGGTCAAATACAAAGGCAAGTCGATCTCCGACGTTCTTCAGATGCGTGTCGACGAGGCGGTCGAGCTGTTCGCGGCCATTCCGCGCATTCAAAATAAGCTCAAGACGATCTGTGATGTCGGCCTCGGCTACATCGCGATGGGGCAACCGGCGACGCAACTCTCGGGCGGTGAGGCGCAGCGCATCAAGCTCGCGACCGAGCTTTCGAAGCGCGCGACCGGCCGTACGTTCTATGTTCTCGACGAGCCGACTACGGGACTGCACTTCGCGGACATCCACAAACTGCTCGAAGTCTTGCAACGTCTGGTCAAGCTCGGGAATAGCGTGCTGGTGATCGAGCACAATCTCGACGTCATCAAGACGGCAGACTATTTGATCGATCTCGGTCCCGAAGGCGGCGATCGCGGCGGCCACCTTGTCGCCGTTGGGACGCCGGAAGAGGTTGCCGAGAACGACGCGTCGTTTACGGGTGTGTACCTGCGTCCGGTTTTGGCGGATGCACGCGCAACGGGGCGCTTGCACTCGGATCCAGAACGGATCGCTGAAATGGAAGGCCGCAATATCGCGGCACTCGAGGAGCTGCACGCGAATGGAAGACGCGTCCCAATCGAAGCCTAA
- a CDS encoding metalloregulator ArsR/SmtB family transcription factor: MQRCCGPVKVDPADRSGEAALFKALADPHRLTILATLAQASEHVCVCDFTAGLPLNQPTVSHHLRLLREAGLVTTQRRGTWMYYRLTDGALDRVQSALRATLSEKAIA, encoded by the coding sequence ATGCAACGTTGCTGCGGGCCGGTCAAAGTCGACCCCGCCGACCGGTCCGGAGAGGCCGCTCTGTTCAAAGCACTCGCCGACCCGCACCGTCTGACGATCCTTGCGACCCTCGCCCAAGCCTCTGAACACGTCTGCGTTTGCGACTTCACCGCGGGACTTCCCTTAAACCAGCCGACCGTCTCGCACCATCTCCGCTTGCTGCGCGAAGCCGGGCTCGTGACCACGCAGCGGCGCGGCACCTGGATGTACTACCGCCTTACCGACGGTGCGCTCGATCGCGTCCAATCGGCGCTGCGCGCCACGCTTTCCGAAAAGGCTATCGCATGA
- a CDS encoding ArsI/CadI family heavy metal resistance metalloenzyme: MKTHISLHTADLERSVAFYMTLLDIAPAKRFDDYALFIAEEPGLELALNRAKTVASASDTHYGIATTSTDAVDAAVARLQRAGLSIDIEVEETCCYAKQNKVWTRDPDGRRWETYVVLEEADEATSCCST, encoded by the coding sequence ATGAAAACGCACATCTCGCTACACACCGCCGATCTCGAGCGAAGTGTCGCCTTCTACATGACTCTGCTTGACATTGCTCCGGCGAAACGCTTCGACGACTATGCGCTCTTCATCGCCGAGGAGCCGGGTCTCGAGCTCGCGCTCAACCGCGCGAAAACCGTCGCGAGCGCTAGCGACACGCACTACGGAATCGCAACAACGTCAACCGATGCAGTCGATGCGGCAGTCGCGCGATTGCAACGCGCCGGACTTTCGATCGACATCGAAGTCGAAGAAACATGCTGCTACGCAAAGCAAAACAAAGTTTGGACGCGCGATCCCGACGGACGCCGCTGGGAGACGTACGTCGTGCTCGAGGAAGCGGACGAGGCAACGAGCTGTTGCTCGACCTAA
- a CDS encoding aquaporin, whose product MLDLTRRATLEGVGTAILLAVIVGSGIMAQRLTNDASLSLLCNAIATGGALVALIATLQPFTGAHFNPLVTLNEAFNRERAWRDVLPYCFAQLAGGICGVALADVMFGKPITFSERARSSPETCLAEAVATFGLLTLISLSSRARSAWIPLTVGSYITAAYWFTSSTSFANPAVTVARSLSDTFAGIRPPDVPAFLVAQAIGAAFSLAFVKWSLPMKSVLFVCVHNSARSQMAEAFANSLCAGSITAYSAGLEPGSLNPIVVDAMRESGIDISKNATKGIDDFNVLERRYDYVVTVCDEASSESCPIVPSYEQREHWSFPDPSTFTGSPEQILEQVRDVRDAIRERIGKWCDTRCPSTTTRSAHLRSA is encoded by the coding sequence TTGCTCGACCTAACACGTCGCGCCACGCTGGAAGGCGTGGGAACCGCGATTCTTCTTGCCGTGATCGTCGGCTCCGGAATAATGGCGCAGCGACTGACGAACGATGCTAGTCTGTCGCTGCTTTGCAATGCCATCGCAACCGGTGGCGCGCTCGTCGCACTGATCGCGACGCTGCAACCCTTTACAGGCGCGCACTTCAACCCGCTCGTTACGCTGAATGAAGCATTCAACCGTGAACGCGCATGGCGCGACGTCCTGCCATACTGTTTCGCGCAACTGGCCGGCGGCATCTGTGGGGTCGCTCTCGCCGATGTCATGTTCGGCAAGCCGATCACATTCTCGGAGCGCGCGCGCTCGTCGCCCGAAACATGCCTAGCCGAGGCCGTCGCAACGTTCGGACTATTGACGCTGATTTCGCTGTCGTCTCGGGCTCGAAGCGCGTGGATTCCTCTAACGGTGGGAAGCTACATTACGGCTGCGTATTGGTTCACGTCATCGACGTCGTTTGCGAACCCGGCCGTCACCGTGGCACGTTCGCTGTCGGATACATTCGCCGGGATTCGCCCTCCGGACGTTCCGGCATTTCTGGTCGCACAGGCAATCGGAGCGGCGTTTAGTCTCGCCTTCGTCAAATGGAGCTTGCCGATGAAATCGGTTCTTTTCGTCTGCGTTCACAACAGCGCGCGCAGCCAAATGGCCGAGGCGTTCGCAAATAGCCTCTGCGCCGGATCGATCACAGCCTACAGCGCCGGACTAGAGCCCGGAAGTTTGAATCCTATCGTGGTCGATGCGATGCGTGAGAGCGGAATCGACATCTCGAAGAACGCGACCAAAGGCATCGACGATTTTAATGTTCTGGAACGCCGGTATGACTACGTCGTCACTGTGTGCGATGAGGCGAGTTCCGAAAGTTGCCCCATCGTTCCCAGCTACGAGCAACGCGAACATTGGAGCTTCCCCGATCCGTCAACGTTTACCGGATCGCCGGAGCAGATTCTGGAGCAAGTGCGCGACGTACGCGACGCCATTCGCGAACGGATCGGCAAATGGTGCGACACTCGCTGTCCCTCGACTACGACGCGCTCCGCGCACCTACGCTCGGCATGA
- a CDS encoding HAD family hydrolase, translating to MIRDLGAVVFDLDDTLHNDTHAYQSAACDVAEELGAAHKVSAQAIFDSYIEHTSRYWRALSAEHLNTPIADSRYELWSAALRSVGIDDDATTKAAARRYGERRRSYYTPFPGTLELLDALRNRGLKLGLITNGFAETHYEKLELLGLAASFDAVICADEVGMVKPDPKIFLHACELLGTPPSRAVMVGDRYFRDIVGARDAGLFTVYIDVHAEPVPPNEAPDVRVKGIQEVLAVLLP from the coding sequence GTGATCCGTGACCTTGGAGCCGTCGTCTTCGATCTCGACGACACCCTGCACAACGACACGCATGCGTATCAGTCTGCGGCCTGCGACGTCGCCGAAGAGCTCGGCGCAGCGCATAAGGTTTCGGCGCAGGCGATCTTCGACTCGTACATCGAGCACACGTCGCGCTATTGGCGCGCCCTTAGCGCCGAGCACCTCAACACGCCAATTGCCGATTCACGCTACGAGCTTTGGTCCGCCGCGTTGCGTTCGGTCGGCATCGACGACGATGCGACGACAAAGGCTGCTGCGCGCCGCTACGGCGAGCGGCGGCGCTCGTACTACACACCGTTTCCCGGAACGCTGGAGCTGCTCGATGCGCTGCGCAACCGCGGATTGAAACTGGGTTTGATCACGAACGGCTTTGCGGAGACACACTACGAGAAGCTCGAGCTGCTCGGACTCGCAGCCTCGTTCGATGCGGTGATTTGCGCCGATGAAGTCGGCATGGTGAAGCCCGATCCGAAAATCTTTTTACATGCGTGCGAGCTGCTGGGTACGCCGCCGTCGCGGGCCGTAATGGTTGGCGATCGTTACTTCCGCGACATCGTCGGCGCGCGCGACGCGGGCTTGTTCACGGTTTACATCGACGTGCATGCGGAACCGGTTCCACCGAACGAAGCGCCGGACGTACGCGTCAAGGGGATTCAAGAGGTCCTCGCCGTCCTGCTACCGTAG
- a CDS encoding glycoside hydrolase family 38 C-terminal domain-containing protein — MLPSSAQPVGLRYQTRTGALLRVDGVIVGAFDREHDTIAVAASSNERTVTLDVELASLPTNGLPSGPGARWTLMQRRKAERPRDRIEIVDPPVVIPSVAPEDLPLIAHAHLDLAWLWTFAEGRRKALRTFANALYLVERYPDYVFVQSQPALYGYVEHDEPEFFARISEAVRNGQIDPSVAAPWVETDCNIPSGETLLRQLVHGMNYVHERFGIVPSVAWLPDTFGFPNTLPQLLAHAGVRFFATAKLQWNETTPWPHPQFVWMGPDRSGVVGAVIDGYEGGASPQRVAKARERHEALVVGYGDGGGGPNDAIVQEAGRHGRWTTARAWLETVAAHADQLPRVEGELYLETHRGVWTTHHDVKAHRFSLEAALDEAEELTAWCVAVRASSNLTSPLSADLRNAWPPLLRGDFHDVVCGTSIGPVYGELEQDYGRVGRVCARVREAAYSLLPRAHINAVSAELAPREDDDAYVFENAHVYARVRRDGTIVALHRPGEPNLVTGANVLRAYIDRPKEWEAWNIDASYVKRPVRVRPEGSDIEDGALVIRYRVRGSTVVIRLSMGANEPYLRADAAVLWDEVRTLLRVENWLAIEAQHVTFGTPHGTLDRTTSMQTDSEKAKFEVAGQRFARVDGPHGSFALLTTDNYGWNGRGLGRGGTHVGLSLLRSPLWPDPNADRGEHRLSWAMAPLAAGFGIGALENAWREYAYPPRVRLFTCEDPAVLVVACKPADDDGGIIVRVRECDGATRRMRLRFGGRPRSVESCDARERALEREVAIDDGAIVAGLEPYELRTFRIRL; from the coding sequence TTGCTGCCGTCATCTGCGCAGCCAGTCGGGCTCCGGTACCAAACGCGTACCGGAGCCTTGCTGCGCGTTGACGGCGTGATCGTGGGCGCATTCGATCGTGAACACGACACGATCGCGGTCGCCGCGTCGAGCAACGAACGAACGGTGACGCTCGACGTCGAGCTGGCATCGCTTCCGACGAATGGACTGCCGAGCGGTCCCGGCGCGCGCTGGACGCTGATGCAGCGCCGCAAAGCTGAGCGGCCGCGGGATCGCATCGAGATTGTTGATCCCCCCGTTGTCATCCCGAGCGTAGCGCCGGAGGATCTTCCGCTGATCGCGCACGCACATCTTGATCTGGCCTGGTTGTGGACGTTCGCGGAAGGCAGACGAAAAGCGCTCCGCACGTTCGCTAATGCCTTATATCTCGTGGAGCGCTATCCTGATTACGTCTTCGTACAAAGCCAGCCGGCGCTCTACGGCTACGTCGAGCACGACGAACCGGAATTCTTTGCGCGCATCAGCGAGGCGGTGCGCAATGGACAAATCGATCCGAGCGTCGCCGCGCCCTGGGTTGAGACCGATTGCAACATTCCGAGCGGCGAGACGCTCTTGCGTCAACTCGTCCACGGGATGAACTACGTGCACGAACGCTTTGGAATAGTACCGAGCGTGGCGTGGCTGCCCGACACATTCGGATTTCCGAATACGTTGCCGCAGTTGCTCGCGCACGCGGGCGTGCGGTTTTTCGCCACCGCGAAGCTGCAATGGAACGAGACGACGCCGTGGCCGCATCCGCAGTTCGTGTGGATGGGACCGGATCGTTCCGGCGTCGTCGGCGCAGTCATAGATGGTTACGAAGGCGGCGCGTCGCCGCAGCGCGTGGCGAAAGCGCGCGAACGTCACGAAGCGCTCGTCGTCGGATACGGCGACGGCGGCGGCGGACCGAACGACGCAATCGTACAGGAAGCCGGACGGCACGGGCGCTGGACGACCGCCCGCGCGTGGCTTGAAACTGTCGCCGCACACGCCGATCAGTTGCCGCGCGTCGAGGGTGAGCTCTATCTCGAGACGCATCGCGGTGTTTGGACGACGCATCACGACGTCAAAGCGCACCGCTTTTCACTCGAAGCCGCGCTCGACGAAGCAGAAGAGCTGACGGCATGGTGCGTTGCGGTCCGCGCCTCCTCGAACCTTACGTCGCCCTTGTCGGCAGATTTGCGCAATGCATGGCCGCCGCTCTTGCGCGGCGACTTTCACGACGTCGTGTGCGGGACATCGATCGGGCCGGTCTACGGTGAGCTCGAGCAAGACTACGGGCGCGTCGGGCGCGTCTGCGCGCGCGTACGGGAAGCAGCCTATTCGCTCTTGCCGCGTGCGCACATCAATGCGGTGAGCGCAGAGCTTGCCCCTCGCGAGGACGACGATGCGTACGTGTTCGAGAACGCTCATGTGTACGCGCGCGTTCGCCGCGACGGCACGATCGTCGCCCTCCACCGGCCGGGTGAACCCAATCTCGTGACCGGCGCCAACGTCTTGCGCGCGTACATCGACCGTCCCAAAGAGTGGGAGGCGTGGAATATCGACGCGTCCTATGTGAAGCGGCCAGTGCGCGTCCGCCCGGAAGGAAGCGACATCGAGGACGGCGCGCTCGTTATTCGCTATCGCGTTCGCGGTTCGACGGTCGTGATTCGGTTATCGATGGGCGCGAACGAACCGTATCTGCGCGCTGATGCCGCCGTGCTCTGGGATGAAGTGCGCACCCTCTTGCGCGTCGAGAATTGGTTGGCAATCGAAGCCCAACACGTAACCTTCGGGACTCCGCACGGCACGCTCGATCGTACGACGTCGATGCAAACCGATTCGGAGAAGGCAAAGTTCGAAGTCGCAGGCCAACGGTTTGCGCGCGTCGATGGGCCGCACGGCAGTTTTGCGCTACTCACAACCGACAACTACGGCTGGAACGGTCGCGGTCTCGGTCGCGGCGGGACGCACGTGGGTCTCTCACTGTTGCGCAGTCCGCTCTGGCCGGATCCGAACGCCGATCGCGGCGAGCACCGGCTTTCGTGGGCGATGGCGCCGCTCGCGGCCGGGTTCGGAATCGGCGCACTCGAGAACGCATGGCGCGAGTACGCGTATCCGCCGCGCGTCCGGCTCTTCACGTGCGAGGATCCGGCCGTGCTCGTCGTCGCCTGCAAACCGGCCGACGATGATGGCGGCATCATCGTTCGCGTGCGTGAATGCGACGGCGCCACGCGCCGGATGCGTCTTCGCTTTGGCGGACGGCCGCGAAGCGTCGAAAGCTGCGATGCTCGTGAGCGCGCACTCGAGCGCGAAGTCGCCATTGACGACGGCGCAATCGTCGCCGGATTGGAACCGTACGAGCTTCGCACGTTTCGAATACGATTGTGA
- a CDS encoding cupin domain-containing protein translates to MQKTVVPDVWTWKRWQPDRSMDFNSWFCKGDVNIAIDPLEPDADDLRQIEEMGGVDWVVVTNRDHERSTKLFVERFEAKVAAGDGDADQLSLGVTQRLGDDEMFHGWRVIGLEGFKSPGEIALYSSTRRTVILGDSLLGDPAGSLRFMPDAKLEDSKRAVLSMRRVRGVRGLDHLLVGDGAPVYSNARAVLGRCIDARGVADVLRINLEDVPLREDAGPGNYTVLEGEIGYLLGAERLGYRVAQLEPGASFCPTHWHTAEEELFIVWSGEPTLLTPRGDVRLRKGDCIAFPCGEIGAHKLRNDGSTLATILMISNVDTADVCFYPDSKKLLVERADLIVRSEPALDYFDGE, encoded by the coding sequence ATGCAGAAGACGGTCGTCCCGGACGTTTGGACGTGGAAACGCTGGCAGCCCGATCGCTCGATGGATTTCAACTCGTGGTTTTGCAAGGGTGACGTGAACATCGCAATCGATCCGCTCGAACCGGATGCGGACGATTTGCGGCAGATCGAAGAGATGGGCGGCGTCGATTGGGTCGTTGTTACCAACCGCGACCACGAACGTTCAACGAAACTGTTCGTCGAGCGCTTCGAAGCAAAAGTCGCCGCCGGCGACGGTGATGCGGACCAATTGAGCCTCGGTGTTACGCAGCGGCTCGGTGACGACGAGATGTTCCACGGTTGGCGCGTGATCGGCCTTGAGGGCTTCAAATCGCCGGGCGAGATCGCGTTGTATTCGAGCACGCGGCGTACCGTGATTCTCGGCGATTCCCTCTTGGGCGATCCGGCCGGTTCGTTGCGTTTCATGCCGGACGCCAAGCTCGAGGATTCGAAGCGCGCCGTGCTCTCAATGCGCAGAGTGCGCGGTGTGAGGGGTCTCGACCATCTTCTCGTTGGCGACGGCGCGCCGGTCTACAGCAACGCGCGCGCAGTACTTGGCCGCTGCATCGATGCGCGCGGCGTTGCGGACGTGCTGCGCATCAACCTCGAGGACGTCCCTCTGCGGGAGGACGCCGGTCCCGGGAACTACACGGTGCTCGAAGGTGAGATCGGATATTTGCTCGGCGCCGAGCGGCTCGGGTATCGCGTCGCTCAGCTCGAGCCCGGCGCGTCGTTCTGTCCGACGCACTGGCACACGGCCGAGGAAGAGCTGTTCATCGTCTGGTCGGGCGAACCGACGCTGCTTACGCCGCGAGGCGATGTGCGGCTCCGCAAAGGTGATTGTATTGCCTTTCCGTGTGGCGAAATCGGTGCGCACAAGCTGCGCAACGACGGATCGACGCTGGCGACGATTTTGATGATCTCGAATGTCGACACCGCCGACGTGTGTTTCTATCCGGACTCCAAGAAGCTGCTGGTCGAGCGGGCCGATTTAATCGTCCGCAGCGAGCCCGCCCTGGACTATTTTGACGGCGAATAG